CACAAATTAAAGCCTTATGGCTATAAaccatctctaccaggcaatgtgaaagcttttaattgaggatttatttacaaagcaGTAATTGAAGATTAATTTACACTAAGACTCACTTTGTTTGATTTTCCAATTGCGTTATAATATCTTGCAGAGTTGTCGCAGGATTATTTGCTTTATTGCCGGAAGCCTTGCCTACTGTGGATGTAAAAATGGCTGGTTTCTCTTCCTTTTTCGCCTTCACAGACGCAGCACGGGcaattttgtcattttttttcttactacACTTCTTACTTGCcttcttctttccagtctttgTGCAAAAAAAGAACCGTTTCATACCCTTCATGAAGCTCATGCATTCTGTTGGTTTTatctagaaaatatttaaatacgttaaTGCAAAACAATTGCCCAATTTAAATAgggatttgaaaataattattttttaacaaaaatgttctCTGTCGCCCCAGGCGGGGACGAGGTGCCgcttaaaattctaaaatgagaCCATAAGATAACTATTTCCttttaaacaagaaaaaatacagttgtATTGAAACATCTTCCATTCTCACAACCGCGGGGACAACCAAACTAAGTAGTCAAGTGACGGTTAAGAAACAAGAAATTACAAAAGTTCATagagatatgaaaaataaaagtgacaatttttttatcactatTTGGCGGGAGCGAAGGCGGGGCGGGAAACTGTAATGGAtgcatattacatacaaataagattaaaaatagacaaattgatattatcattgcagtaaaattttattaaaataaaaaaaaaaatagaaacaaagcACAATTAAAACAAGTATCTCACCTCTCCATCATTAACTTCAAAAACTAAATGAGTCTTTTTGTGTCCTGCAACATGGCTCAAATCCCTGTCatataaatagcatttttCACAGAAATAAACATCATTGCATTTAGCACACTTGAATTTTAGCACCTAAAACAAAAACCAACCGCtgtttagaaaattaaaaattttagattAGGTGAAAGCCAAAACAaaacttgagaaatttttattgaaatgaaatgtggTAGAAGAATTGacatttgtttcaataatacgataaaataataaaaatcatataacaaAGACACCCACTCACATGGACAGTATTAGCTATTATAAAACTCACCTGTATAAGTGGTTGTACACAGACTACGCAAGAAGCGTTAGCTGTCGCACAGTTCCTACTAGCCACAACCCTTTGCACTACTGAGAGCCATCTTGTACTAGAACAGTTGCTTACCCCCCAGTCGGCCATTACACGAGCACTTACACCCAACATTCCAGCactctaaaataaatttgtattgaaacAATGAACTCAAATGTTTATTGCACTATTCTTCAGAAACAAATAGCCTAGTGATAATGGCATGTTTGACTCAAAAAATCAAACCTATAGTTAGGccagtttaaattaaataaactatggTAAGATAAACatgcaaatatttcatttagcagaatattattaagaacaGCTCTATATCCAAGAACCAaagatatctaaatataagATGATTGGTCAAGCGAGTCTGAGGTTCTAGGAAGTTCTACTGTCCAACTGCTAAATCAACAAATGCtgacaaataataacaagaaaTACTCACACATCTTAATCACTCAAAATCATGTGTGACCGTGagatgtcaataaatattgatagtttttcattacaaggaaataatattacatacttgtattgtaaaaaaatcactGTTTTAAGTAagaattaattcattatatgaataatttaatatgcaaataaaacaatctttTGTTGGTAATCATTCATGCTCTATGTATATAGACTTTAATTAGTGTCACATTTTAGGCAGCGGTTTGGCCTGTCtccttacatttttatatctatctaagaactaatattttcttcatcTAAACCACAATTCTAGTAAATTTTGCATACCTTATTAAAACACGAGTCAACATCACTCTGTACTTGATCACCTGAACACCCCAAGTACTTGGTTAAGGCTACAACATGTGACAATAATGCTGACAACCTGCGGGGAGACACACAACCATTGTGGTCAGCACAGCAATTGGCTAAAGCCAACCATTTGTCATTAACAGATTCTTCGCTCAATAATATCAATAGTGTTTTGGCTGCAAGCACTCTAATTTGTGTGTTCCTGTGCCTGcaaggatatttttttattaaatgaaatgcaTGTGATTATTATTCcagaatttcaataattacccATCATTATCTTCATTTAAATCAACATTCAGCTTAGGTTGATATGGtatattcaacattttttaataattttattatggttGTCATTACTAATTTGattcattttaacaaattaatctGATACTTTCTCCTTATTCTAGAATTTCTGGTAATACAACATTAGAACACAACAACTACAACTTACTCATCATACACATTAAGTGTCAGATTAATAACCAGGTCCACAGTGAGATCTACGTCTCCAACAAAGAGACCTTCTTTTTCAGCTGCAAAGTATATATCGGCAAGGACGGCTTCCAGCTCAGGGATGTCCAATGATAGACTACTTTCTGACAAGCTTAACTGATGCCTTGCAAATACTCCAGAACTTATCCTTAATGGAGGCACTGAAAGAATCCagtaaacatatatacatggtacatataatgtagcctatagcactTCGGGATAATGTACACCAATGGTGAAGAAGttgaaatcgattcagtagttccTGTTATTAGCGcttcaaacaaactatttaactttattatattattttagcttTATATGTAATACTTTAGCATACCCTTCAATTGTTTCtgtaacacaaatattttaaaagcaattttatatGCACTATATTTAATCCCATCATGTTCTTCTAATAACTTTTCAATTGTGTTAAAGTTTGGATGATTGAAATCCTGTTGGCCGCTTTCTTCACTGAAAAACAATgaatgtacattattttatacagcaAATAGATAAAGCGTCATTTATGCAAAACAGCGAAAGTTGCTTGCGTACTCTATGTAACATGGATATCCAGCTTCGTTCTCAGTCTTTCGCCAATTTTTTAAAGccatttttacttatttgtatactttcatttttaaattcattaaaaaaaataaaagtcttctcctaaaattgtaaattaaccGTCTTTGTATTCAAAAAAATGCAGGCAGTCCTTGAACCTTGAGTTTTGACAGAATTCCGACAAATGACAATGCACAGTTTAggtacagataaaaataatctttccACTTTTCTCAGCTTAGATCatagacaataaatatacttacttgATAATGTTTAGTACACACACAACATAcctgttattttaaatggcCGTATACAAAATACTCTTTacgttttagtttttaatgttaaaactttatttgtgtttatttaaattatattgcttaagttttttcacaaattaattttcgaATGAATGCCCATCTAAACATATGTGTATACATTTAAAGTACATAGTACACCTTATGTGTGTTACAATGatgtatatcttattatttgaattaaaattttaagttgtttctttatgtatattcaaaataagaaagaaaatgttataagtCTGTTTTACACACAAGAAGGAAATGCAGAAATTTTAACGCCCAATCACAGTTACAATGCTAGTGTTTACGTTTTATATCTACCAATgacaaatgattatttttgattgaatACGCGCTTCAATTTATGAGTGTAAAAGAGACGCCATTTTGCAAGCGTCACTTGGCGGCGTGTCTGGTTTCGGggatttatattgttttagcGCGAGCAAAGTAAAGAtagttt
The Zerene cesonia ecotype Mississippi chromosome 14, Zerene_cesonia_1.1, whole genome shotgun sequence DNA segment above includes these coding regions:
- the LOC119831739 gene encoding dystrophin-like, with the translated sequence MALKNWRKTENEAGYPCYIDEESGQQDFNHPNFNTIEKLLEEHDGIKYSAYKIAFKIFVLQKQLKVPPLRISSGVFARHQLSLSESSLSLDIPELEAVLADIYFAAEKEGLFVGDVDLTVDLVINLTLNVYDEHRNTQIRVLAAKTLLILLSEESVNDKWLALANCCADHNGCVSPRRLSALLSHVVALTKYLGCSGDQVQSDVDSCFNKSAGMLGVSARVMADWGVSNCSSTRWLSVVQRVVASRNCATANASCVVCVQPLIQVLKFKCAKCNDVYFCEKCYLYDRDLSHVAGHKKTHLVFEVNDGEIKPTECMSFMKGMKRFFFCTKTGKKKASKKCSKKKNDKIARAASVKAKKEEKPAIFTSTVGKASGNKANNPATTLQDIITQLENQTKALQDISDKLQNVAKDCDDELKLKVDAHYCQITAQISRLKELKDNLTADTNTDRADRPQAFDLFSPIPVDEKQAKLTDNIKNQPRVLSMDSGNFSVTSKHESQNLLTMSGDALKPIVVHATSDSISAVSMSDMSNWYNETTGDKRQTRIDRTNQSISATEQRFAADIRSVETSNDKMKELNADLDTVLDRLQQILTHNFTVDESCFDNSQLRETANEMEGLLGTLIRGVEQRATLNATKGMV